Within Bacillota bacterium, the genomic segment CGACCCTCATCCTTGGTTACCTCGCGCTTCGTTGCCTCGTGGAAAAGCCTTCTCCAGGTGGACCAAGGTCGGCCCCACGGCCGCCACGGTCGGTTCCCGGCGCCCGACGGCTACAAGGTCGCCGCCCTGGGTCACCTTGACCCAAGGCCGCCCGGCCGTCTCGGAGGAATCGGCCTTGATCAAGCATCCGGTCACCGTCCGCCAGCGGCCGGAGGTGATGGCCGCCGCCTCTTCGGCCCCCACCCGCAGTTCCGGCCAATCCCTGAGGAGATCCGCCGCCGGCCGGAGACAGTCGGCCAAGCGCTCGGTCTCCCGGGCGGCCGCCAGCTCCTCCAAGGTGGCCCCGTTTTCGAGGGTGAATCCTCCGCTCTCCAGACGGATCAGGAAACCCATGTGTCCTCCGCAACCGAGGCGCCGGCCGACGTCGGTACAGAGGGTGCGGACATAGGTCCCTTTCGAGCAGACCACCTCGAGGGTCGCCTCGGCAAGGTCCCCTTCGCCCGCCGACACCGAGGCCCGATAGTCGAGGACCCGGAGGTCCCAGATGACCACCGGACGCGGTCGGCGCTCCACTTCAAGGCCGCGCCTGGCCAGCTTGTGGAGGGGCAGACCGCCCGCCTTGAGGCTGGAATACATCGGTGGGACCTGCTCAATCGGGCCGACGAAATCACCGAGGATCGCCTCGAGGTCGCTCCGCCCGGTGACCACCGGCCGTCGTTCGATGACCTGTCCGGTGGCATCCTGGGTGTCGGTGGTCGCCCCGAGGACGAGCCGGCAGCGATAGACCTTCCGACCCTCCTGGAGGTACTCGACCAGCCGCACGGCCGGCCCGATCAGGACGTTCAGGACACCGGCGGCCGCCGGGTCGAGGGTGCCGCTGTGCCCAACTCGCCGCACCCCGGTCAATCGTCGAACGAAGGCCACGACGTCGTGAGAGGTCATCCCAGGGGGCTTGATGATGACGAGGCCCCCGTTCACTCGCCGACCGCCTCCAGGGCGGTTCCGATGACCATGGCCTTGGCCGCACCCAGGTCGCGGTCGCGGATGAGGCAGCCGGAGGCCTTGGCGTGGCCACCACCCCCGAATCGGGCTGCCAGGGCGGCCACGTCGACCCGGCCGCGCGACCGGAAACCCACTCGGACCAAGTTGGGGCCGACGGCCTTGAAGAACAGGGCCACCTCGACCCCCTCGATCTGGCGGGGGTAGTTGATGATCCCGTCGCTCTCGCTGTCCGGGGCGCCGGCCGTGGCAAAGTCGGCCGGCGTCAGGGTGACCCAGGCGACCTTCCTCTGAGGACTGAGCTCGAGCGTGTCGAGGGCCCGCGAGAGCAGTCTGAGGCTCGACTCGGAACGAGTCTCGTAGAGCTTCGTCGCCAGGGCGGCCGGGTTGGCTCCGGCCCGGACCAGGGCAGCGGCGATTTCCAGACCCTGCGGGCTCGTGCTGTCATAGTGAAACGACCCGGTATCGGTAATGATGGCCGTATAGAGGCAGGTGGCTACGTCCGGGGTGAGGGTCACCCCGAGCGCCGACAGGAGGTGATAGGCCAGTTCTCCGGCGGCCGACGCGGCCGGGTCGACCCAGGCGACCGTGCCAAATCCGTCGTTGGTCCCATGGTGATCGATGTTCAACACCACCGGGCAGGCCTCGACGAGAGGACGGACGGCTCCGGTGCGGTCGATGGCCGCGCAATCGGGAAGGATGGCCACGTCGAAGGGGCCGATCGCCCCCTCCGGGCTAACCAGCGAGTCACTCCCGGGCAAAAAGGAGTAGGCCGGAGGAAGTGGGTCGCCCCCGGCCACGATGACTTCCTTTCCCAGCGACGCAAGGCCGATAGCCAGTCCGAAGGCCGTGCCGAGGCTGTCACCGTCGGGGTTCTCATGGAGGACCGTCAGGAAGCGATGACCTCGCCGCAAGGCTTCCAGAAGGGCGGCCGGGACCAGAGCGCTCACTTGGCGTTCCCCTCCGGCGGCTTCCGCGCCTCCGACGCCCCCGGGGCCGCCTCGGGCTTCGCCGGCGTTCCCTCGTCCTTCTTGATCTGGTTCAGGATCTCGGCGATCCTGACCCCGTGGGCGATCGAGGTGTCCAGCCGGAAGACCATCTCGGGGGCGTAGCGCAGCCTGATCCGCCGGGCGATCTCCGAGCGGATGAACCCGGCCGCGCTCTCCAGACCCGCCAGGGTGGCGGCCTGCTGCTCTTCGTGGCCGAGGACGCTCACATAGACCCGGGCCTGCCTCATGTCTTGAGTCAGGTCGACCCGGGTGACGCTGCAGAAGCCAATTCGAGGGTCCTTCAACTCGCTCTGCAGGATGTCGCTTATCTCTTTTTGAAACGACGCGTTCAGGCGCTCAACCCTGGTCTGGGACATCTTCCTCACCTGCGCCTTTTTGTTCTGGGGTCTAGAGGATATCGATCCGATAGTCGATGAGATCGGCCCCCGAGTTCCGCTCGATGAAGCGGACGACGCCTTCGAGGACTTCGCGGGCGAAGTCCCCGTCATTCGAGACGGCCGCCAGTCCGATGTCGGCCAGGTGGTGGTGATCCTGGTGGTCGACCTCAGCCACCGAGACGTTGTAGCGGTTCTTGACCCTATCGATCAGGCTCTTGACCACCCGTCGCTTGTCTTTCAGGGATTCCCCAGCCGGTAAGGACAGCCGGCAAAGGCAGGCGGCGACGACCATCTCACGGGGCGACCTCCCGTTTGATCTCCTCGGTGGTGAAGGCTTCGAAGACGTCGCCTTCCTTGAGGTCGTTGTAGTTCTCCAGTCCGATGCCGCATTCGTAGTCGGCGCTCACTTCCCGGACGTCGTCCTTGAACCGCCTCAGGGAGTCGATCTTCCCCTCCCAGATCACCCGGCCTTCCCGAAGCACGCGGACGCCGGCCGTGCGGGTTACCTTGCCTTCGGTCACGAAGCACCCGGCAACCACGCCGACCTTCGGGACCTTGAACAACTGGCGGACCTCGATCCGGCCGAGGACCACCTCGCGGATCTCCGGCGCCAGCATGCCGACAATGGCCGCCTTGACGTCGTCGACCGCCTCATAGATGATCCGGTAGGTGCGGATGTCGACCTTCTCTGCCTCGGCCACTCGTCTGGCGTTTGGATCCGGCCGGACGTTGAAGCCGATGATCACCGCGCCGGAGGTCGAGGCCAGCATG encodes:
- the truB gene encoding tRNA pseudouridine(55) synthase TruB; translation: MNGGLVIIKPPGMTSHDVVAFVRRLTGVRRVGHSGTLDPAAAGVLNVLIGPAVRLVEYLQEGRKVYRCRLVLGATTDTQDATGQVIERRPVVTGRSDLEAILGDFVGPIEQVPPMYSSLKAGGLPLHKLARRGLEVERRPRPVVIWDLRVLDYRASVSAGEGDLAEATLEVVCSKGTYVRTLCTDVGRRLGCGGHMGFLIRLESGGFTLENGATLEELAAARETERLADCLRPAADLLRDWPELRVGAEEAAAITSGRWRTVTGCLIKADSSETAGRPWVKVTQGGDLVAVGRREPTVAAVGPTLVHLEKAFPRGNEARGNQG
- a CDS encoding bifunctional oligoribonuclease/PAP phosphatase NrnA, producing the protein MSALVPAALLEALRRGHRFLTVLHENPDGDSLGTAFGLAIGLASLGKEVIVAGGDPLPPAYSFLPGSDSLVSPEGAIGPFDVAILPDCAAIDRTGAVRPLVEACPVVLNIDHHGTNDGFGTVAWVDPAASAAGELAYHLLSALGVTLTPDVATCLYTAIITDTGSFHYDSTSPQGLEIAAALVRAGANPAALATKLYETRSESSLRLLSRALDTLELSPQRKVAWVTLTPADFATAGAPDSESDGIINYPRQIEGVEVALFFKAVGPNLVRVGFRSRGRVDVAALAARFGGGGHAKASGCLIRDRDLGAAKAMVIGTALEAVGE
- the rbfA gene encoding 30S ribosome-binding factor RbfA, which encodes MSQTRVERLNASFQKEISDILQSELKDPRIGFCSVTRVDLTQDMRQARVYVSVLGHEEQQAATLAGLESAAGFIRSEIARRIRLRYAPEMVFRLDTSIAHGVRIAEILNQIKKDEGTPAKPEAAPGASEARKPPEGNAK
- a CDS encoding DUF503 domain-containing protein, which translates into the protein MVVAACLCRLSLPAGESLKDKRRVVKSLIDRVKNRYNVSVAEVDHQDHHHLADIGLAAVSNDGDFAREVLEGVVRFIERNSGADLIDYRIDIL